A genome region from Primulina eburnea isolate SZY01 chromosome 9, ASM2296580v1, whole genome shotgun sequence includes the following:
- the LOC140840774 gene encoding uncharacterized protein, which produces MSVVEYTSKFNSLGTYAPAIMADDILKMHRFKRGLNSRIQSALAVYQPTGFDDLVGATIRAETDIKRREDENKNKRPLTGQSFQECRRNTGACFNCGKMGHRIANCPEPLKKMTWSNTNATPNKPKENKTNACMFAITQEEADDANDVVAGTVIINKISAYVLFDCGTTHSFISKRFTKKLGLLPEILVEPFRIATPTSKTIETHKIHRNCIIYINEHTFNAELIQVNMVEFDVIL; this is translated from the exons ATGTCTGTTGTCGAGTACACTTCTAAATTCAACTCCCTTGGAACCTATGCCCCTGCCATCATGGCAGATGATATCCTGAAGATGCATCGTTTCAAACGTGGTCTTAACAGCCGTATCCAATCAGCTCTTGCAGTTTACCAACCCACAGGTTTTGATGATTTAGTGGGAGCAACCATTAGAGCTGAGACTGATATAAAGCGCCGAgaagatgaaaataaaaataaacgacCTCTCACTGGACAATCTTTTCAAG AATGTCGAAGGAACACTGGTGCTTGCTTCAATTGTGGGAAGATGGGACACCGAATTGCTAATTGTCctgaaccattaaagaaaatgacatGGTCAAACACTAATGCTACCCCCAACAAGCCAAAGGAGAATAAGACCAATGCTTGTATGTTTGCCATAACTCAAGAAGAGGCAGATGACGCAaacgatgtcgtggcaggtaccgttataatcaataaaatttcaGCTTATGTGTTGTTTGACTGTGGTACCACTCATTCATTTATTTCTAAGAGATTCACTAAGAAGTTAGGGCTTCTACCAGAGATACTTGTTGAACCTTTTAGAATTGCTACTCCCACCAGTAAAACAATTGAAACACATAAGATACATCGGAACTGCATAATATATATCAATGAACACACATTCAACGCTGAATTGATTCAAGTCAACATGGTGGAGTTCGACGTTATTCTGTGA